Part of the Pagrus major chromosome 9, Pma_NU_1.0 genome, ATGTATTCCATTACTCCCCAAGCCTACTGACAGGACTTGGAACGATGTTGAATTTGCAGAAAATATGAAGTAAAATTGAAAATCACATCTGTTTCCCAACCCTTATCAGTCCCATGTTTTTGGTCAGATTCTTTTTATATTCTTTCATTGAAAGAACACAGATATGTAGCCATTGTGCATTTGTAGCCTCTAAAGTCTTCTTTAAAGGTACAATAAGAAATAACGTTATGTTTTTTAACGTTCTGTTATAGCGTAGCTCCCTGGCAGCGTTCCCCACTAGGTCTCCCTCTTCCAGCCTGAAAACCTTCTCCTACCAGTGGGCCAAAGCTCCTTTGCTAGTggagtaaacaacaccaacactcaccCAGCGCTCTAGGCGTCCTTGAACTTGATCGATGCGTAAAGCTGTCATGTAGTGATTTTATactttcatctttcttttcctttgctCAAACTACAAAGAATCACAATAATTTCCTATATTTACCCATCACCTGGATGACAATACAATCCTAAACAGAGGTATGTTTATATTTGAAAATGGATAAAAGGATGCATTGAGTGCATCTATTTTTGTGCTAGTGTCTTCAAGCTTATTCAATTCAGTCCAGTGTGAGAGTTATTATAGTGCTTGGAAGATTGCATTAGTGTTGATAATGTTTCAGCCTGTCTACAAACCTCTCTTCAACATTAGCATGCAGAAAGAGTGtgagacaaacaggaagcatGTCGACTGAAAGTTGCTCTTTCAAAACATCTAGGGAataatttgtctctttttttccccagtgtGTGACAGTTTCCTGTTTATGTTTGCATTTATTGTTACAGTTTACAATTTAATAGAGTGAAAATGAATTGAACTCAACACACAGGACTGATCAGTGACTCTTGATGCTGCCATAGTCAGTTTAGTTTATTGAACTGCACTGAACATTTCATGAAAAAGGCATGACAAATGATGCATCACCAGCTTATTATCCACGTAAAATCCTGATGAGTATCATAGCTCCATTTAATGATACAAATATTATATAGATACATCGCCTTGCTCCATCTCAAACCTCCTTTTAAGTACAAAAATGACAATGGCCTTCAAATACAGCCATACTCCTGATTACAGATGTTAAAGCACACATTTGACAATAGCAAATACTGGCAAACATGACAACAACTCTGCCCTTATAAGTTATGATAAGTCTCTTAATAGTCAGCTCCTGATGATTGTCAGGAACAAACAGACTAGACAGAAAAATGgacacattttctctttgtaTCACAGACCTGATAACTTCAACGTTTACTCCCTTCTTCAATCTCGACTGTCCACCCACTGTGAATGATGTGCAGTTTTTGATCATGTTAAATTAACCCTCAAATGTTCAtataaaaacatacagaattaaaactgaacacagaaagaaaattaCTGTTGCAATACAAAGTTAGCTACTTATATGAAAGAGCTGATattataaatgtaatcaaaggTCGAGCCTCAAAtcaacacacagctgctggcATCTGATGTGACGCGTGTACATTTTATCAAAGCTGTGTGAATGTTGAACGTTACAGTCTGACAGGCTGAGAGACTGATCTGCCAGAATTCACCAGCTAAAAGTCAACTGAAACAATGTGGAGGGAACCGAAGTACAGACAGATCCTTCAAGTGTGTTAATGCACAGCTGAGATGCCGCTATTAGTACCATTTATCTTTCTGTTACAATGAGTTACAGTGATGTTCACAATGTGTACTGTAAACatctaaaataaaattttaaaggCCAATAATCCAGCCTATGATAGCAAATCTGCAAGCACAACCACTATACACTCCTGGATATATTTCCAAAACTATGACAATTATTATGTCAGTCTGGTTGTAACTAACTGATTATCATCTCAGCTGTGCATTTATTATGTAACTACTTCTGAATCGGAGATATTTCACACACATAACATACATTTgtaaaacccagaaaacactttattatcatgtatacactgtatgtatacatatcAAATGCCGAGACTAGAATGACATTATGAATATAGCAGCTTGTTATAAAACTCAGAATGACACATGGTTTGAGTCCAAAAGCGTAAACCTCAAGGTCAAAATTATTGCTTGCTCTTATGAAGTTTTCCTAAAAACAGTGCAAAGACTCAAAAGTAATCCATCTTAAACATCACTTATGACCCACTGGAAGTCTGTGGCGATGGCGATCttattttttccttaaaattttgctgttttgtgtaGCCCCCAAGCCAGTAACAGCGTGCAAGGTGTGAGGTCAGGATAAAAATGTAGCGACCAGGTTACAtcagtgtctctgtcttctgctcTTAGTCCGTCATAAAgagctgcatgtctgtgtgtctgtttcactGAGGGCGTTGCtcagctacacaaacacacagcagagaagCAAACAGCGCACAGGGTGAAGCAAGAGGTTCggtaggaactattttctttctgtatcacaATGCAGAAGGAAGTGCACATCTACACATGAGAAGCTAGCTATTCAAGCTAATTAAGCTGGCTCACATTACAGCTCAGTCGAGGAAGATGGCAGTGATGTTAACATCCTGTTACAGGCAGGAGCCTCTTGTTCTAGAGAAGATGCACGTTTCCTTTTGTGTGGTGATGCATTTTAGTTCAGTAGATGGAGAGTAGTTCCCACATGCAATTGCTCACaataaggtctgtggattattttgagtaTGTTgttcatgatttctggaaagagacattgccgTCAAATtccttaaatgtatttttaacgCTTTGAACACCACAAGCAGAGTGCCACTAGTTCTGTTGtattcgagagaaggcagacaactcagcaactcacaacAAAGCAATATAGATGAATAAACAATACTACAGGTAAGattaaaaaatatgcatttttgattaTGGAGTGAAATTTCTCTTTAAATACAATGTACTGTAATTCAGGTATGTAGTAGTTTgctgtaacaaaaaaaagacagctgCATTTAACACTGAACAGCCTGAGGAAAGTCTTAGAAACAACAACTAATTGAGTCTTCAGCTTTGGCAAAACTTAATACCAACATCAGCttataataaatcaaaatactGCATACACAGACATAGAACACTTTGGTAACATAAACAGACAGTAACAATCACTGTGCCAAGGTCTTTGgcattttcagaataaaatttGCTTTGTGGGATTCCAAATTAAACATAACAGGCATGTAAACATAGATCAGTACTTTAAGTCTGGAAACTCTCTCAGTAAAGACGGTATTTAAAGGGTATGTAGCTTTGGAGAACACTTTAATTTGTTAAAAAGCCTAACTGTTGGGAATCGAAGAACTGACTGATAAATTCACACAGTAAACTCTCAGTTCCCTTCAACAATATCTTCACTGTTCTTCTACTGCTGACTCTTTTTTGTCTCTGGGCAAACATAAGACAGAAGCATGTCTATCATGTTCTTGATGATGGCTGGAGGTGGATGGAGGGCATGAGGGAAGTGATGTGCTAAACTCATTTGCCAGGCGTCCACCAGCAGAACATTCAGCCCCTTGAACATGGCCCTGAGCACCTCATCGAGCTGCAGCGAGTACCAGTCGCTGTTATAAAGGCTCACCTCTTGGTCCAGGGCTTGGAGGTTGGCCGAGCGAATCACAATGATCGTCCCTGGTGCTCGGTCCAGGAGTCGCAACAGCGCCCGCCTGATGTGACGGAGCCTCCGTATGTACACCTCCACAGGAAAGGTGCTGAAATGGGCCCAAATGCTGAGGACCACGATGGTGTTGGGACCCCCAGAGAGGCCATCCAACTCATTTGAAATGTAACGCATCTCACTGGCTATGACAGTGGAGAAGCGGATGGGTGGGCCATGGCAGCGGTACTTCAAGAGAATATTATGGGTGCTGTCCACCGCCATGAAGGGTCCAACGTTTTTAGGACTGTGCAGGTCGAACTCCTTTAATTCTGGGGAATGTGGAATAAATGAAAGTTAGAGGAATAAAGATACacaattgtaaaaataaaagatgagacaaaaacaacactcaCCTGGTACAAAAGCAAGAAGGTGCTCAAACCACTGCCTGACGGTGGAGTCTCCATACATGTAGATCACCTTATTCTTCAAACACTGAGTGATGGCAGATGATTCATTGAACTGGCGCATTGTAACGCCATTTAATGGTCTCCATGAGTCCTCGTAGTAATATCCAGATGGTGCTAGCTGAATAGCTTCTGGTTTTACACTGCTTTCTACCTCTGCTCTATCTgatataaagaaagaaatgttgcaGACAAAATTAATTGAATGGAATAAATCAAGGCATGCACATACTGTGACATGATGCACAAAAGTTACTCTGCAGGTATACTGTACCTTTCCTGGGAGGCAGCACATTGATTCTGTCGGGTCCTGAAGCGTGTATGCGGACCTTTATGTTTACACCACTAAAGAaatagagttgatcaggttaagtctggtgatattcagttttttgttaCTGTTTGTTACTGTTTTGTTACTTCCTACTGCAgacatctttaaaaacaggtcacaaatgtatagtttcattttttaaaagaggttAGTAATTCCCTAATTCTGCTCATGTTTATGCTAAGGATGGATATGCCATGTGTGGCTCAATTCTGTTTTTAAGCCATTCTAGCAGTATGGCTCTCGGGATAGCAttgtcagtctgtcagttaTCCAACACTTCAGTCTAGCATGAAATTTTAAACAACTAAACAACTATTAGATAaaattttgttcaaatatgcatgatccccagaggatgaatacAACTGACTTTAGTGGTCCTCTGATTTCTATACGAGTGCAAACACgaggttcacatttgtggtCTTAAGTGAAATGTCCCAACAACTACTAGATGGTTTGCCATTAGATCTGGCACAGACAAATGAATTTAGCACCACCAGCTCAAAATTTCAGGATGTCTATATAGGTTTAAGAACAAATACTAACAAAACTAATCACATTCATATCAGCCTTGGCAGCCAGGGCATCACTTTATGTTCAAATCAGGATCAGTAGGAGGTCAAAACAGATGTTATGGCAGGAAAAAGCTGCATAATGGTGCATCAAAATCATCATCCCGTGGTCGTACAAACCTCTGGAAGAGCAGTGCTTCTTTGTTGGTGAGGAGATGTTTTAGATAGCCTCCTTTGGCGTGGTTGATCCTGGTGTCACAGCTGAGAACCTTGGGCTTGTAGCAGTACCAGGGCTCACCTGTGTAAAGGTCTGTGTAGTTGCACAGGGGCTGCTGATCAGGGGGCAGGCACATGTTGCACACAGTAGTTTCAGACAAGAAGCCTAAGCGGAACAAGCTCTTGAAAAACACCCGATCAGGCCTTTCCTCCCTCAACCGTCGCAGAACAGCAACGGCCTCGCTTGAGTGCACTAGTGTAACCTCCACCTGTGCAGACCCCACCCAGAGGAGCGGGAACATAGCAGAGTAAAATCCATTCCCGTGGTCCAGCACCTTGCCTGCTACACCTGCTCCAAGCTCAGGGGAGTGCAGTCTGGCCAAAAGGAAGTCCCCACCGTAGCGCTTGGGACGACCCTGGAAGTCGTGCATTTGGACGAGGGCCTCCAGCTCGTCGCCCACATGCCACTCCCGTCCCTCCTTAGTGGGAAGGATGGCAAACAGGCTGTGCACAGGGTCACTCGTCTGGCGCAGGATGATTGGTGAAGTGCGAGGCGGAGGCCCTGGCCAGGTGATAGAGTCCAACAGGTAGCGCTCTTCCAGTTCATCTTCAGGGGAGGGTTTCTGGCCCAGATGGGCACAAAAGGTGCGGTTGTGATGAAAAGTAGGCAGATTCACCGGGATGAAGGATGATTGGATCCTGCTCTGAAGTTGGTAGAGGGCTGAAATAGTGTGGCAGTTCCAGTTCTAGAGAGAAGGGACAAAAAGTGAGAAGTTGTGCAGCAGACCACTAACCTATGATTGGCAGATGAAATTCTGACTGTTGCATGTAACCCAACTCAGGCTTCGTCCTATAATAGAGGACTGTTTAACATGATTGATTGGTATATCCATTCTACTTTCAAGGTATTTAAGAAGGCACATCAAATAAAAGCTAGGTGTGTAAGCCACTTCTCTACTCACCTCCACAGTGTGGATGTTGCGCAGAAGGAAGATGAGTCCAGACAGTGCtagaaagaggaagatgagggcATATTTGGAGAGATTTCTGCACATGGTGACCTCCTTCTGTCTCCCATGATCAGGCCCTGTTTCACTATATGCTGTCACCGCGGTGATGATGGCATTGTTTCATCCTCAGCGCCTGATCTAGACGAATGAGCCCTGTCAACAAGGGCAAACAGAAAAATAGCACTTGATCTATTAATATTcgtaaagaaacataaaaatcatAGTTGACACATGATCATACAGATATTCCTCTGAGCAGTTTAGTGTctcttctgtgtgtgagtcGTCATTAGACAAGGGAGgacaaggtacaaggtacaaggtagtTTACTAATCATTCAGCGGTCCGGCTGGTCAGGTTGGACTGTC contains:
- the LOC141001894 gene encoding NXPE family member 3-like, producing the protein MCRNLSKYALIFLFLALSGLIFLLRNIHTVENWNCHTISALYQLQSRIQSSFIPVNLPTFHHNRTFCAHLGQKPSPEDELEERYLLDSITWPGPPPRTSPIILRQTSDPVHSLFAILPTKEGREWHVGDELEALVQMHDFQGRPKRYGGDFLLARLHSPELGAGVAGKVLDHGNGFYSAMFPLLWVGSAQVEVTLVHSSEAVAVLRRLREERPDRVFFKSLFRLGFLSETTVCNMCLPPDQQPLCNYTDLYTGEPWYCYKPKVLSCDTRINHAKGGYLKHLLTNKEALLFQSGVNIKVRIHASGPDRINVLPPRKDRAEVESSVKPEAIQLAPSGYYYEDSWRPLNGVTMRQFNESSAITQCLKNKVIYMYGDSTVRQWFEHLLAFVPELKEFDLHSPKNVGPFMAVDSTHNILLKYRCHGPPIRFSTVIASEMRYISNELDGLSGGPNTIVVLSIWAHFSTFPVEVYIRRLRHIRRALLRLLDRAPGTIIVIRSANLQALDQEVSLYNSDWYSLQLDEVLRAMFKGLNVLLVDAWQMSLAHHFPHALHPPPAIIKNMIDMLLSYVCPETKKSQQ